The nucleotide window ACGCCGACCATCATCAGCACTTCGGGCGGGTTGACCACTTCGATGCGCGGCGGGACCTTGAAAATTTCTTCCAGCTCGTCGCGCAGGATGTCCTTGAAGTCGTCCGGGTTGTCGGTCCCGGCCTTCCGGGCGCGTGCCTTGAGGTTTTCCATGAGCTGGGTCGCCGCTTCCATGCCCACATCGGCCATGATCAGGATTTCCTCAAACTCGTCCCAGAAGTCGTCGTTCAGTGAGGAGTGGGTTGAGAGCAGGGAGTCGATGCGTTTGGTGATTTGTTCCCGGGTCTTGGATATCCCCTCGGAAAGCTTGAGGAAGAGGCGATCGCGCTCGTCTTCTTCGTCTTCCAGGTCCAGGGCCAGGGCCAAACGGAACTGCAACTCCGATTTGAATTCGACCACGGCAACGTAGCCCATGTCGTCCAGCCAGGCTTCAAACTTGGCGATGAATTCCTTGGCTTCGCTTTCGGGCGCTCCGAGAGCCTTGAACAGAAAGGCGAGCCGTTCCCATAGGGCCGGACCTTTTTCATCCACGCCTTCGACGATGAGGTTCAGCCACTCGGAGAGCTTGGGCTCTGCCTGCCTGAGCGACAGGGTCAGGCTCTGTTGCCATTCCGCCTCGGCCGTCGGCGCGGCATCGGTCCGGGTAACGGGAGCCGTCTCCACAGCGGTCGTTTCGAGGGCAGGGTCCGGTTGCGCGGCGGTCGGCTCTGCCGTGACGCCTTGCTCCTGCCTGTATTCATCAAGAGCCTGCTGGGCGATGTCTTCCGAGCTGCCCCAGGCCTTTTTCAATCTGCTGAAGAATCCCATCTAGGTCCTCATGGATATAGAGAGTTGTTGTTCGGGCGTGTTTAATATCCTACCTGACAACAGGTGGCAACACATGATATCCAGAGTCCCTGGATTGCCAATTGACGTCAGAATCGCTATCAGCAGGGAAAAAATTCGCTAAAAGGATGCATTGATGAAACGAACCAAGATAAAATACGCCCTGAACGCTACGGCCCCTGTCGAGGAAATCGTCATCAAGGGGTGGGTGCGCTCCAAGCGCGACAGCAAGGGATTTTCCTTTCTCGCCCTCAACGACGGCTCCTGCCTCGGCACGATCCAGGTGATAGTCGACCACACGCCCGAGATCGAAGCCGCCTTGGCAAGGACGGGCACCGGGGCGTCCGTCGCCGTGACCGGCGAGTTGGTCGAGTCGCCCGGCAAGGGCCAGAAATGGGAAGTGCGCGGCAGGACGCTTGAAGTCCTCGGCGAGGCCGACCAGGAGACCTTTCCGCTTCAGAAGAAGCGCCATTCCGATGAGTTCCTGCGATCCATCGCCCACCTGCGGCCCAGGACCAACAAGTACGGGGCCATGTTCCGCATGCGTTCCGAGTTGGCCCAGGCCGTGCACAAGTTCTTTGCGGATAAGGATTTCTTCTACATCCATACGCCCATCATCACAGGCAGCGACTGCGAGGGAGCGGGGGAGATGTTCCGCGTGACCACGTTGGAGCAGGGCAGCAAGGCAGGGCCGGAAGAGGACTTCTTCGGCCAGCCGTCCGCCCTGACCGTGTCCGGTCAGTTGTCAGCCGAGATGTTCGCCCTGTCGCTCGGCGATTGCTACACCTTCGGGCCCACATTCCGCGCCGAGAATTCCAACACCCCGCGCCATGTGGCCGAGTTCTGGATGATCGAGCCGGAGATGGCCTTTGCCGACCTGAGCGACGACATGGATTTGGGCGAGGAGATGATCAAGTACCTTGTCTCCCACATGCTGGACAACTGCGCCGAAGACGTGGACCTGTTCGCCAATTGGGTGGACAAGACCCTGATGTCCACTCTTGAGACCATACTCAAGGATCCGTTCG belongs to Pseudodesulfovibrio portus and includes:
- the ftsY gene encoding signal recognition particle-docking protein FtsY codes for the protein MGFFSRLKKAWGSSEDIAQQALDEYRQEQGVTAEPTAAQPDPALETTAVETAPVTRTDAAPTAEAEWQQSLTLSLRQAEPKLSEWLNLIVEGVDEKGPALWERLAFLFKALGAPESEAKEFIAKFEAWLDDMGYVAVVEFKSELQFRLALALDLEDEEDERDRLFLKLSEGISKTREQITKRIDSLLSTHSSLNDDFWDEFEEILIMADVGMEAATQLMENLKARARKAGTDNPDDFKDILRDELEEIFKVPPRIEVVNPPEVLMMVGVNGVGKTTTIAKLAYRAQMQGRKVLIAAGDTFRAAAIDQLKVWADRLGVGFFAKAEGSDPAAVAFEAMDKAKSEGYDLLIIDTAGRLHTKVNLMEELTKIQRVVGKKHEGAPHRSILVIDATTGQNALSQTALFNKAVGVDEIILTKLDGTAKGGVVVAVTLQNKLPITFVGLGEKMEDLRPFNGQDFAKALLT
- the asnS gene encoding asparagine--tRNA ligase, giving the protein MKRTKIKYALNATAPVEEIVIKGWVRSKRDSKGFSFLALNDGSCLGTIQVIVDHTPEIEAALARTGTGASVAVTGELVESPGKGQKWEVRGRTLEVLGEADQETFPLQKKRHSDEFLRSIAHLRPRTNKYGAMFRMRSELAQAVHKFFADKDFFYIHTPIITGSDCEGAGEMFRVTTLEQGSKAGPEEDFFGQPSALTVSGQLSAEMFALSLGDCYTFGPTFRAENSNTPRHVAEFWMIEPEMAFADLSDDMDLGEEMIKYLVSHMLDNCAEDVDLFANWVDKTLMSTLETILKDPFERLPYTEAINILKKTKKKFEYPVEWGIDLQTEHERFLCEEKFKKPVYVYDYPKTIKPFYMRLNDDDKTVAAMDCLVPRIGEIIGGSQREERMDVLTARMDETGLNREDYWWYLESRKFGTAPHAGFGMGFERMLMLVTGVSNIRDVMPFPRTPKSLDF